The following DNA comes from Oncorhynchus clarkii lewisi isolate Uvic-CL-2024 chromosome 22, UVic_Ocla_1.0, whole genome shotgun sequence.
TACCTGAAAGTCTACCATTTGTATAAGAGtaattaaaacatgctaataatggatcTTTGAGTACATCAAAAAGGGTCTGATATACCTTTACTGGTATaccatcaagccctggtgtttttccagactgaaagatTTTATTGCCACAAAAAATTCCTCTTCTGTAAGTTGGCCTTCACACcgatctttctgtacatttgttaattttacattattattattatttattaggAAAGAAATCCTTACAGTTAACAtggggcgtcaggtagcctagtggttagagcattgggccagtaaccgaaaggttgcttgatcgaatccctgagctgaacaaggcagttcctaggctgtcattgtaaataagaatttgttcttaactgacttgcctagttaaaataacataaaaaaacatatttcagaGGAAATAGAGGAGACTGAAAAGAAACCATATGTCTTAGATCCCTCTGGAactgtcattacgcacacctggtccctattcccattgattagtaattgtataagtgtgcctTTGTTTACCATTGTCCTGTCGATTATTGGTCCCTTGatcttgtgagtacctgtgctgtgttctTTTGGCTTTTACGtgtattgcgcagatgattacatgtctcgtcccgtgtggtatcattgtgcgcTTGTGTTATTTTGGGaaataaaaaaccctattacgcattcctgcgcctgtctcccgacccTTTATACCAACGTGACAACATATGGTTAAAATATTTTGCTTCctttttcaaaatataatttgttgAATCATGGACAACTCCATTATTTGGTACAGGTTTctgtaaattatttttggtagaaaaatgtgcatttttccCCATTTTCCATCTAATtacgttttatttttgtttttcctctaaccaATTTTGTGTCTCTATAGTACAGTTTCCATTACCATGTACCTGCGCTGTTACTTCCTCTATTTCCTTTATTAGTCTAATCTCTTTTGACCTAAACTGCTTTTgttttaacttcttgagaatacttgacacgcagacgtcccaagtatgcccctggaaatgcaaatgcgctacgctaaatgctaaatgtactcgttacaactcaatctttgatcaaaattcacaagcagggtattgaattaaagctacactcgttgtgaacctagccagcaagtcagatttttaaaatgcttttcggcgaaagcatgagaagctattatctgatagcatgcaccccccaaaatgccagctcgacacgtaaacaacagattttgcggtagccggcgctacccaaaacgcagaaataaaatataaaacattcattacctttgacgagcttctttcttggcactcctatatgccccataaacatcactattgggtctttttttcgtttaaatcggtccatatatacccaaaatagctttgtatgggatctgtgtcattcagaaaaaatcatcgtttttaaacgctgcgtaattttttaaaattaaaaaagtcgacgataaactttcacaaaacacttcgaaatccttttgtaatccaactttaggtattagtaaacgtttataatctatcaaaatgattacagggcgatgtctcttcaataggtcttcacttcaaaaacaatggcatctgatatctccctcaactgcatccgggtgaagactgggaaaatggaggtcagatagaaggattttccaacaattaattcaattgaaaattaggacaatggcgccatcgtgcggaatttgtatgaatttcaggcagatcgatattaaattctgttctcttttaacaactggtggaagtgacttatggaaattatttttagctttcagagagcagtttttcttgcgtttttcaatgaaacacacgatctgttatagtcacagccgtgatttaaccagttttataaacttcagagtgttttctatccacacatactaatcatatgcatatactatattcctggcatgagtagcaggacgctgaaaagttgcgcgatttttaacagaattttcgaaaaaggaaggggtagaagtaagaggttttaatgatGAGCATTCTATTGAAGGGCctctaaaagtacatttgaaagtgtcccatacaataaggggatctgctgtacctatgttgtaCAAAAAAAGTCAATTATgaattattttgtcttagttaagAATAATTTgtcatccaataggctttgattcaatttccaatatccccgtccacgtggaaattctgtaagagtttTATGGAGGCCAATTAGATGGTGGTCCGATCGCATTCAGTCTCATATTAatactttttaaacttttgatgCCAACAGGAATGAGACTAGGAAGTAATCAAGACGGATAGCTTGATAaagcctcctccatgtacatctctcTAGGTCTGCGTTTTCaaacctccatatatccactagttctAATGTATCCATGAACTTTGTAAGCTCCTTAAGTGCTTGAGGGTGATATATTGTAGAATGATTTCCTTTACGATCCTTTGAGGTACTTAAAACCGTATTATAATCTTCCACAATAATAATAGATTATTTTGTTGCTTGTGAGCTCAatagattattatatatattttcaaaaaaagtgtggatcatcattatttggcccGTATACGTAGATTAATTAGCCAGATCTGTTTTTGGTCCAATAGCATATTTAAAATAATCTATCTTCCTAGACTTataattttacttttgatactaaagtatatttaaaaccaaatacttttagacttttactcaagtaggattttactgggtgacttaaaCTTTCACACTTTCTATTAAggcatttttacttttactcaagtataacaattggGTTCTTTTTCCACCACTTGTTGGGCTTTATCAGATATTATTCTCTCCGGAGTACCTTGACTAGcaggctccctctcctctctaaatGTCACAGACTTCTTTAAAAGACTTCTCAGGCAGCAGTCTCTTTCTTACATACAGCTGGTGTCTGTAGGACCCTGAGCGATGGGGCCATGAATGTCACAGCAGAATGTCCAcaacttggtgtgtgtgtgtgtgtgtgtgtgtgtgtgtgtgtgtgtgtgtgtgtgtgtgtgtgtgtgtgtgatgaacaTGAGCTCTGCTGCTACCCCTAAAGGCAGTGCTGAGAGGGGGGATGTGCCAGGGTGGTGGACGATGATAGGGGGAGCACCTGTTGAGTGACATCTCTGTGAATGACACACCCAAGCCTGAACATATCGAAGTTGTTGCCTCATAGTTCAATAGAAAGTTACATTTTCCAGTGGACCAACAGGGAACCATTCCTAGCAATGCATAgtcaaataaaggttcaataaaataaaacagaataGAATGTACTTACTCAAGTGATGACCCCACAGTTCAAGCCTACACTAACCTACATCTAAGGACTTGCTTTGAAACAAGTGTATTTTCTCTTTCTGTGTTTTACCCCTGTGACTGGGTCCTCATGACTTGGACTGGGTATCTATTGTGAGACCTGAGCATGCAACATTATCCCACATGTCTCTGAGTCAGCCTCTGCATCTCATTCTAGCCACAACAGAGCCCAGGAACTGTGTCAGAATCACAATACAGGCTCCAAGGCCTACAATGGACCAAGCGATAATGTGACACACCTATAGTCAGAGTCATACACACTCTGTGGGTCAAACTGGACAAAACAACAATCATACAACACTGTCTTTAATAAGAACTCTACAATAACGAATCAGGAAACAGACCAATATCAGACCAATAGCGTCTGTAATTTGGCCATGACTCTGTTATAGCCAGACAGAACAACAGAGAAGTTTTATATTACCACAGCAGACAACCAACCCTGGGTCTCAAGCCAGAGAGATTAAACTGGTCCTTTAgctagagcagggatgggcaactggcggccCAAGGCCCTCGGATCAATTTCCCTCCAAAAATGTTGGAACTCAGTTTGGGCCTCAACTTGCTGTTGCAAGGGGGGAAGCAACTGTGGCTCCTCAGGATGAgttctgttctgttttttttgtggcCCACACCCCTATCAAAGTTGAGCTAGAGGTGTGCATGTCCAATGCTCTCTCGTATTTctatatctttctttctctctctctctcgctctctcttttttctctcttttaaaACTCTCCTTTTCCATGTCTGTCGTTTTTATGTCTGTCCCGCCTAGATGTTTCCAGTATGATGTAGTGCTGACGTGAGGAGAGGGAAGGCAGATGTTTCCAGTATGATGTAGTGCTGacgtgaggagaggggaggcagaTGTTTCCAGTATGATGTAGTGCTGacgtgaggagaggggaggcagaTGTTTCCAGTATGATGTAGTGCTGacgtgaggagaggggaggcagaTGTTTCCAGTATGATGTAGTGCTGacgtgaggagaggggaggcagaTGTTTCCAGTATGATGTAGTGCTGacgtgaggagaggggaggcagaTGTGATTCAGGTGGATTTTATTTACATTCCTTTCAATTGATCTTCCTCAGAGTTATCTCCTATGTTAACTACTACAGACAAATCCATGCTGGTAGACTGGAGCAGAATAGAATAATGCAAAACGTTGCCTGAAGAGGATTGGAGTACAACTCTGACAAGAGCTGACACAAAGAGAGCTCCAACCAATGAAATGCTGATGTAGTAGAACAATTACAGGAACAAAAAACATACAGGCATGAAGAGACGGCAAATACTGACCCAGAACAAAACAAATATGTACCAGAACAAACATCAGCTCAAAGCAATGGAAAGACAACATTTTCCTTCAAACTTTACAAAATATATACCTGATACCTGAACATGGTTTAGGGTGAAATAAGAATGATCTGAAACCAGATTAGACAGGGATGAACTGCAGCTTTCGTTTATTTTTCAAGGTAGAGAAGAACATCCAGTGCATAAATACATGTATAATAGTATTGTATCCAATACAAATAACCCCTCATCTCACATTGACCTTCAAATCTCTTCTATCATGATGGAATAAAAATAGGCTTCATGTTTGACGTAACTGAGCTTCTCAACCGCCAAGCTCATGAATTTATGATCGTTGTTTCCATTTCATATTTACATGGCAGAGGCATTTCTCTTGATCTTATCCTCCAATGGGAGGTGGAGGAACCGGGTTAAAGGGTACAATTGCAAATCCCCTTTTCTCTGGCAAGGTTGTAAAGCTACCGAGAGCCGAACAGAGAAGATTGTTTGAGGAGGcttgttttaaaatgtattttccttTGTCTTGTTTTATGCAGCAGCTCACATACTGGTCTGTGTTCTTCACCATGTCCCCATGTCTTATAGTCTCAACACTCAACATTAACTGAGCTTATTCACTCACTTTCTCCTCTTGTGACTCTGCACACATTTATAATGGCAATATATTGGTGTATTGAATCGGTGGTATTGGTGTGTCATTTGCTTGAACATAGAACTGGAACATGGAAATACATGAATTTCTCTTCAGCTAAAGGGGAGAAACACGGTTCACTTGTATGCGGAATAATATGGAACAGAGATGTTGGCTGGTAGCAGGTTCCATGTTGACCCTGGGTAGTGGCAGTTCAGAGTGACATGCCAAACATGTCTGCCTTTGGTGATACACAGTGTTACATGCCAGGTTGATGTGCATGTTATGTGTTATAAAGGATTAGATACAAGCACACCCAGTGTATTCAGCAGGACACTGGGTATACAAAATATTCAGAAAAAGGTTAATTGAAACGACGCTTCATTGGGTCTCACACTGGTCATGCTTTGAGACGTTCATGTAAAGTATATTTAATTACATCAGAATTGTCTATGGAAAAACACTTTGGAGTGCCTTTGAGTGAACTGTAATGGGCCCTGTGTTAGTGGCTGATTGTGCTGTTCATCATTAGGGAGGTGTTTGGGGAGAAACTGTGGTTGAGGCTCTCTGGGCATTGTTACAGCTGAGCAAACAGATTGAGAACAGCAGAGCCTCATGGTCCTGGCTGTATGCAAGCCTGCCCCTGTATTTATTAATGAATATCTTAGATGCTCCACAAACAATTTAATTAAAATAGAAACATTGTTCGTAAGATCCATTAATCAAGCACAAAGTCCATGTCTGCTTCGACCAATCACCCCTCAGGGCAGCTTCAAGAGAGCAGTGTGATAGGTGGAGACAGTTTGACTGGGCTATGCTGTGCTCCCACAGCAGTGTGTGGAGATGTCACAGGCAGTGGCACGGTGTTAGTGTGACACAGAGCTGGCAACTTGTTCTCTCATGACCTGGAGGTCTGTTGAATTCAAGGAGGTTGCCAAGTGGCttagtgtagtggtgtagggcAGCCCCTGCCTGGAGTCCTGTGCTGCACTGTGACACGTTGTGTGCTATAAATGGCAGACTGACACTAGAGTGGCGTAAGAGACTGTTTACATGTAGGAATTGGCCACTCGTATTTTTACTGCAGAAAATGAGTCATGATACAGACGTGAATCATTGCAAAGTCTAGAGAGAGCCATGGTGATTTCTGTTTACACTgtatgtgtctatgtttgtgtgaCTTGTATTAGCGCCCCCAAGTGAGTGGCAAGGCTGTGGGCTAACACTCTTGTGGCATGAAGACAGCCCGGTTCAAACCCAGTCAGTTACACTATCTTTGATTTCACCTTCAGCTGTCCTCAGCAAGGCCTGTGTGTATATTCTCCATGTTGGGTGTTTGTTAGTCATCCAGCCTTCACATGTGATCCCACAGCCTCCAGAGGCTCAGACGCAAAACACTTAGAGCTGTTTAGTGCTGTGTTTTGCGTGGTTATCTTTCCCCAGCGCTAAGAGCTCATTGGCACAAAACAGTTTTGAGTGTCTCCCAATCTGACAGGAAGTCTATTGTGTAGGGGGTTCATTTAGTCTGTTGTGAGAGATTGTAGACATgacaagaagaaagagagagaaatatatactCCCACTATCAGACAGCTTAAAAAGTTTCATTGCTCTCTTTGTATCACATTAGTACACAGTGGTGACATATTCATAGGAGTAAAAGGTATTGGTAAACAGTCTCGTTATAGAGCCCAAGTGTAGATGCCTCTCAGACTCGGGCACAGTGAACTATATTTAGGACATCACTGGCGGTGAGTAAAACACATCCACATGAgcaatgacagacagagagacagagagacagagagacagagagagagagagagagagagagagagagagagagagagagagacagagagagagagagagagagagagagagagagagagagagacagagagacagagagagagagagagagagagagagagagagagagagagagagagagagagagagagagagagagagagagagagagagagagagagagagagagagagagagagacagagagacagagagacagagagagagagagagagagagagagagagagagagagagagagagagagagagagagagagagagagagagagagagagagagagagagagagagagagagagagagagagagagagagacagagagagagagagagagagagagagagagagagagagagagagagagagagagagagagagagagacagagagagagagagagagagagagagagagagagagagatagagagagagacagagagacagagagagagagagagagagagagagagagagagagagagagagagagagagagagagagagagagagagagacagagagacagagagacagagagagagagagagagagagagagagacagagagacagagagagagagagagagagagagagagagagagagagagagagagagagagagagagagagagagagagagagagagagagagagagagagagagagagagagagagagagagagagagagagagagagagagagagagagactaactgGTCCACAAATAACACGTGCAGTAATGAAAGCCTTCATGCAGTAATTGGAGTATGGGAGGATACTTCCTTTGACCAGTCCCCCTTCATCCTCCTGTTCATGGACAATGACTTCTACAGTATCTGATGATTTATGTTCCCTGTCTTAggagtctctcctctcttctacagTAGAGGTGAGGTAAAAAGACGCTGCTGCTTCCACATCCCATTAGCCTTGCCTTATAACCCCAATAGAGAGAAAAGCAGGTTGTACTAAACTGTCTATGATGTAAACTGAAACCTTTTGAATATGCATGTAGATTCAAACCAGGCCATCAAAGGCACTACTGATGAAAAGCCCGATGGGCCTGGTAATGTTAGAATGTGCCAAGTAACCGACAAGCACACCCTGACAATACTCTAATGACTGTGTATTATTACATCACACTGATAAAACTAGTGAAGAGCTCAGAGTTTGTGCAGAGAAACTTTCTCAAAATCCAGGAGAAGGATGAAGGATGCTAATCACAAAGTGTAATGACTTCATTACCTCCCCCAGGGGGCGTCACTTGGGGGGAGGGTGTGACACTGCAGGCTCCCTGCCGCTTCCTGTTCCTTCCTGTGTTTGTGAGAAACTCATCAGCAAGGATGAGGGGGAATAAACACTGGCGCCTTGTTAGCCGCTAGCTTAGCCTGCTGAGACAGGGGTGTGAGAAGTTAAACCCCGGATCTAGGAGATAAGGATTAGCTGAGCCCAACAACAGAAGGGAAGCCGGAGCTCTGCACCAGATTACAGTGGAGAGTGCCAGCcagcagcaggggggggggggggggggggggggggtgccactTTGCAGCCCTCATGTATGAGCTTCAGGCTACAAATGGCATGCAGGCCCACTTGTATTTAGGGGTATACTTTGTGTTTGCCAGTGTAATGGAGGTGGTTATTTTACACTGTTGCAATGCTCTTGTGATGAGTACTGTAACATAGCCTGACACCTAAAGACTTCAGTTAGCCTCCCAAGCAAATGTTtgggctttagctcagcaggttATCACAATGACAGTCTAATAAGACCCGCAAGAGACCAGTGTTCAGACCCAGAATATTAGTCTCAAAGCTACCCCAAAGTTGATGTCCCAGAGAGTACTCCTATCTCAGACCTAGCTCAGCTTTTTGAAACCAAAACCCCTGTTGTGGATAAACTAAGACTAGGTGTTCAACATTACATGAAAAAATCAGCACAGGGCACTGAATTGTTTCAGCCTTGGCTTTATGGTAAAGATTAGGCTACAGTGCTGGTGAAGATGCCATTGTGGATTCCAGACATCCTATATGGCTCTTGATGTGGATTATTTTCTCCAGTGATCTTTGATGGTTCTTTGGAATGTGTATCTTCCTCACGTTGAATGTAGGGGGCCATTTCGGAAATTTTAACAGAATAATGTAATTTCACAGGACACATTAATAACAAAAACGTGCACTTATATTTCTTCTCTAAAATATGCCGAAATATAGGTGAGACAACTCGCTGTCAACATTTCCATAATGGGGTTTACGTGTTAGTGATGCTCTCTGATCCAATATTCTCCTCGAAGGTGCAGGGGATTTATAATTCATACATAAAGATGGCATGATTATTGTTGCAGTATTAATCCAAATGCAACAGGCTTTGCCCTCACTTGTTACGTCAGCGCCGCTCTAGTCCCCTCTGTTGTTGCAGACTGGCAGAAATCGCTCGAAGCTTTCTCTGTTCAGCTCGGAGATCCAGCGCGTGTCCAGCCATGCCAAAACGAATACTTCCCCTGTCAATTTTGTGAAGTTCAGTAATACTGGCACACCGCTCCAAGGTGAACTACACTTAATTAAGTTACAACATATttgttgtttttaattttttCTAACCCTGGAATAAAGTGATTCCTTTTTGGTGCACTCGCTTTTTCTGCAGAGAATTTTAGCACACTCGCAACCTTTCACCATTGCTTCCCAAAGGAAAACTGACTTTTTAGCGCTTGTTTCTCGGACTCTCCAGAGGAAGCGTGTCGTTGCTCCTGTGGTTGGCATCGTCATGGTGTTAGCTCTTATTATAGCGATACCGCTTCTGGTCCAAGCGTCCAAGACAGACGCGCACTACGAGATGATGGGCACCTGTCGGATGATATGTGATCCATACAACCCCAAACCCAGCGCCAATGCTCTGGAAGTCATGCAGGACCTGAGCGTCATACCACCCCCGGCGTTCTCGCATGGGACTAAAGGCGAGCCGGGTCGGCCGGGGAAACCCGGACCGAGAGGTCCACCCGGCGAACCGGGTCCACCAGGTCCAAGAGGACCGCCGGGGGATAGGGGGGACTCGGGGAAACCGGGCTATCCCGGGCATACCCCTGGAGAGACGGCTGAGGGGACTGTGAGCAGTGACATGACCGAAAATGCCGAGGGCCTAGAGTCCGCAATTGGCGGCACAAAAATTGCTTTTTACGTGGGTCTTAAAAACCCCCACGAGGGATACGAGGTGCTAAGGTTCGATGACGTGGTAACAAATCTAGGAAACCATTACGACCCTTCTACCGGCAAGTTCACGTGCCAAGTGTCCGGGATATACTACTTTACATACCATGTATTAATGCGCGGGGGCGACGGGACAAGCATGTGGGCAGATTTGTGCAGAAACGGACAGGTATGATATGCCTGATATTACGCAATGATATTTTAAAAGTTATTATGCTACTGTACACCTCTGAAGTTGAGGGAGAGCGGCCACATTCAGTGTGCATTGCCCCAGATCAATATTGGATGTATTAGGCGCTTATCTCTCGTAAACGGCATCTGCTCTATGCGCTTAATCTCACACCGTGAGCTCAGTAGGTTAATTAATATGCTCGGCTCGGGCCACTTTATTTGTCAGCAAAGACAAACTAATCGTTAGGTGGGTTTAAGAAGGGCTTTGTTGTTTACTGAAGCGGTCAGCCCTACACTGGTCAAGTACCTGGTGCGATTTGAGCTGTGTCAGTGTCTACACATTGCCAACATAAACAAACAAGACAGCCATTATTCGTTTGGTAGGTTCAAAGTGGTGAATCTATAATGTTTTAGCATTGGGTCAGGGTGGGACGAGTTGTTCGATAGCCTATTAAGTAATGATGCCAAGTCCTTCACTACTTTAATCATTTGTCTTATCCGCAGGTCCGCGCCAGTGCGATAGCCCAGGACGCAGACCAGAACTATGACTATGCCAGCAACAGTGTAGTGCTTCACCTAGACTCCGGGGACGAGATCTACATCAAGCTGGACGGAGGAAAGGCGCATGGGggaaacaacaacaagtacagCACTTTTTCCGGTTTCATTTTGTATCCGGACTAAACCGCTTCCCAGACATGCAGGGATGTGAACTCTACTATCATTTATTAGACTCTATCATAACTAGAGCAAGTTGCCCATTGTCCGGGCGCCACTGTAAGCGGCTGTGTGTCATCTGTTTGTATTTGGGGGGTTTGGGGCGCCAAGACTTGCCAACCGCTCAAATACAGACGACATTTCCGTGTGTTGTGATATTTTGTTGCTTGAACGTCTGTCTGTGTTTCCACTGAAGATATAGCCTTCTAAGATATTTATGTATCAAAAATAAGCAACAAACATCTAAATAAGGAGTAAGATGTCATATGTATTGGTCCACCAAGGACCGAATGTTACAACATGTTTTGTCTTAGTAGCTTATTCCATTACAGTAAGTATTTCAATAAATTATGTTTTCTATTATATCCGTTTATTTGTGACATTTTTTGGCATGTTTAAGATCACATTCTCTCTTCAAATAGATTGTGGATTATATATATCATTTTAACCATACATGAACTCTTCCAATAGATTTATCCTAGACTTTGTTGCCtaataggcctacatgtttttAAAGGACCTCAGAATGCCGTTGTGCTGCGTTTGTCTGACTCTGTCGTGCAGAGCGCTGTTCTTTGCTTGGAACTGTGCTCCACCTCACATTAGAACTAACAGGCTGTTCCAGCCAGGGGAATCTCTATTCTTGTCTCACTCCTCCTTCATTCTCCATTTAGGGGTGTTACTGCCGGTGTCACTGCCGGTGTTTGTGGCGTGGACGGTTGGAGATGGATGTCTTACTGGGAACAGCGGCCTGCATTACCTCGACACTGATCTATCCACGCCCCGGCAATATTGGCGGGACGTTGGTGTAAGCACCTCATGTTCTACGAAGTCAACAGCTTAGAAATTAAACTCCACTATGGTACCCGTCCATGCTAAACAGATATCACAAAAGACCTGATGCTCAAGGGACGCCACCTGCATGTTAAGCCTATATTAAGATATTTATAGCATGCCTCCTCACTCCCACTGGGTAAACATTTGTCATTCAATCAAGCATCTTGTTTTATTCTGTGCTTGCACTTGGCATTTAATGCCGTTGTTGTTTGCGCAAACACTTTTTAATATGTTTATGCGTGTTCTTCATGCGTCTTAGTAGAAGGATGATTAGATATTGTTAAGGATTAAGATCCACTGGCTAATGTTAACGTTGTGTAAAAAACGTGCGCCGcactatgggattcccaatcacggccggttgtgatacatcctggattcgaatcagggtagtagtgacgcctttagcactgagatgcagtgccttagaccgcttggGAGCCCATTTTTTGCGTTTAAATAATATATAAGCtgataaaaatattttatagGCCTAATGATTTCCGAAGTAAAGCTGGTGCATTTGTTTATTCAAGTTGCTGCGTTAGAGGACTTCAGCACTTAGGACAGCAACCACCACGGCGCCAGtctgttcagcaccatggacaacgTGCGTTAGGCAAAGGCGAATATATTTTCATCTTACCACTAGGGGGCGCAATGTGGCCTTGTCTCTGAACTGTGAAATAATTGCAGAAGAAAACTAGAGTAATATATTAAAGGAAATTcttaaacaaaaaacaacaacgcaATTTTGGTTTTCTAGTTTTCATGATGGAGAACAATTGTAAAAAGAGAAGTTGGGGAGTTGATATAGGAACTGAGAGTGTTAAATTGCAGAGTAGTACAATTGTCACGGATTCAGTGTGTTCTTTCAAAGGCCATATTGTACTAATTACTGTAAATGTCAGC
Coding sequences within:
- the LOC139380253 gene encoding complement C1q-like protein 2 codes for the protein MVLALIIAIPLLVQASKTDAHYEMMGTCRMICDPYNPKPSANALEVMQDLSVIPPPAFSHGTKGEPGRPGKPGPRGPPGEPGPPGPRGPPGDRGDSGKPGYPGHTPGETAEGTVSSDMTENAEGLESAIGGTKIAFYVGLKNPHEGYEVLRFDDVVTNLGNHYDPSTGKFTCQVSGIYYFTYHVLMRGGDGTSMWADLCRNGQVRASAIAQDADQNYDYASNSVVLHLDSGDEIYIKLDGGKAHGGNNNKYSTFSGFILYPD